From a region of the Gossypium raimondii isolate GPD5lz chromosome 10, ASM2569854v1, whole genome shotgun sequence genome:
- the LOC105778528 gene encoding uncharacterized protein LOC105778528, whose product MQDPKNSHTRKPWYQRAMERATVWKTVSKTAGIPTTNATTLWKTISRPTEIPMANATFWKAIPKSTEIPSTHPNRSEKLRKCTSLRVATTFTRVCLCAPISSYNEVFRADVPPRRSNTYPRSKAFPLAQERVITSARLSTEGRRVFRGKSLTDDVLMRRFVVEEEAMMQVRRRNQMEVIRKRSLMRRKMLGPSPLSRMVKANEDDEF is encoded by the exons ATGCAAGATCCTAAGAACTCTCACACAAG GAAGCCTTGGTATCAAAGAGCAATGGAGAGGGCTACCGTATGGAAAACTGTTTCGAAGACGGCCGGAATCCCTACTACAAATGCTACAACATTGTGGAAAACCATTTCAAGACCAACTGAAATCCCCATGGCGAATGCAACATTTTGGAAAGCGATTCCCAAGTCCACCGAAATCCCTTCAACTCATCCCAATAGATCGGAGAAGCTACGGAAATGTACTTCCCTAAGGGTTGCCACTACGTTTACTCGAGTTTGTCTATGTGCACCAATCTCTTCCTACAACGAGGTATTTCGTGCCGATGTTCCCCCTAGAAGAAGCAACACTTACCCTAGGTCAAAGGCCTTTCCCCTGGCGCAAGAAAGGGTAATAACAAGCGCGAGACTTAGCACGGAAGGAAGAAGAGTTTTCCGTGGTAAATCATTGACGGACGATGTATTGATGAGGAGATTTGTTGTGGAAGAAGAAGCAATGATGCAAGTTAGGAGGAGGAATCAAATGGAGGTTATAAGGAAGAGAAGTTTGATGAGAAGGAAGATGCTTGGCCCTAGTCCTCTTAGTAGAATGGTAAAAGCTAATGAAGATGATGAATTTtaa
- the LOC105777992 gene encoding uncharacterized protein LOC105777992 yields the protein MNNDNMEGLLQKQKAPKNSEDIEVDIIGCTNNNDIRTVKIEDPDVTECSSSFADTTSDAEKCSGLSDAEVETQFLGDAAFGSAYEPFSSVFHMRKKRLTSHWRSFIRPLMWRCKWAELRIKQIESQAVKYSREISAYEQSKFSRIDQSALEGFGSKSLPFCSQYNRRKAIKRRRRKRIEETTDIASYMSCHNLFSYFENRKTIPDGAYIADDFPNTANMDQDTERNDKFDVNNDQLLFEFRDENNSLEQVLRKIEIVHAKVQKLRSQLDQVMSKNASKFSSSENLSLLAACDAQTSSAPSPTFSAGNGDTISVGPAYNTTQQISEYVGDLVMPASAVSSYGEAFHVPDIIESTVGLLSSAEVTCHQPQLVDSCEDIVENVLIQNEGNAGDKQVLTTTNSRSTKQQHQTEKVEEVESTNPSRILTSEPNHATKNVVSQEQSTLRQCLAADICFPKSKRKRGERKAGSGGWSRKQSGEPDNSQ from the exons ATGAATAATGATAACATGGAGGGTTTGTTGCAAAAGCAAAAGGCTCCCAAGAATTCCGAAGATATCGAGGTTGATATAATTGGATGTACAAACAATAATGACATCAGAACGGTTAAAATTGAGGACCCGGATGTGACTGAGTGTTCCAGCTCATTTGCCGACACCACGTCTGATGCCGAGAAATGTTCTGGATTGAGTGATGCTGAAGTTGAAACCCAGTTCCTTGGTGATGCTGCTTTTGGATCTGCTTACGAACCGTTTAGTAGCGTGTTTCATATGAG GAAGAAGAGGCTGACAAGTCATTGGAGGAGCTTCATTCGGCCTCTCATGTGGCGCTGCAAATGGGCAGAACTCAGAATCAAACAAATCGAGTCTCAAGCAGTAAAATACAGCAGAGAAATTTCCGCATATGAGCAGAGCAAGTTCTCCAGAATCGACCAATCTGCACTAGAAGGTTTTGGTTCAAAGTCATTGCCATTTTGTAGTCAGTATAACCGTAGAAAGGCCATAAAGCGGAGGAGACGAAAGAGAATAGAAGAAACAACTGATATAGCATCGTACATGTCATGTCATaacttattttcatattttg AAAACAGGAAAACCATTCCGGATGGTGCTTACATTGCTGATGATTTTCCCAACACAG CCAATATGGACCAAGATACAGAGCGCAATGATAAATTCGACGTTAATAACGATCAATTGCTTTTCGAGTTCAGAGATGAAAATAATTCCTTGGAGCAAGTCCTTAGGAAGATTGAAATTGTTCATGCTAAGGTTCAAAAACTCAGGAGTCAACTTGATCAGGTGATGTCCAAAAATGCTTCGAAGTTTTCTTCCTCTGAGAATTTGAGCCTCCTTGCTGCTTGTGATGCTCAAACCAGCTCCGCTCCTAGCCCTACATTTTCGGCTGGAAATGGAGACACAATATCTGTTGGACCTGCATATAACACAACTCAGCAGATTTCCGAATATGTTGGAGATTTGGTTATGCCTGCAAGTGCTGTTTCAAGTTATGGAGAGGCTTTCCATGTCCCAGATATAATCGAAAGCACAGTTGGATTATTGTCATCTGCTGAAGTTACCTGCCATCAGCCGCAACTCGTAGACTCGTGCGAAGAT ATTGTGGAAAATGTTCTGATACAGAACGAAGGAAATGCTGGAGACAAACAAGTTTTAACGACAACAAACAGTCGGTCTACAAAGCAACAGCATCAAACCGAGAAAGTCGAAGAAGTAGAGAGCACCAATCCTTCCCGCATTCTGACATCAGAACCTAATCATGCAACCAAAAACGTGGTGTCTCAGGAGCAATCAACTCTGAGACAATGCCTAGCTGCAGACATCTGTTTCCCAAAGAGCAAACGAAAGCGAGGGGAACGTAAAGCTGGTTCAGGTGGTTGGAGCAGGAAACAGTCAGGTGAGCCTGATAATAGCCAATGA